The following are from one region of the Bacillus sp. (in: firmicutes) genome:
- a CDS encoding YjdF family protein: MKLTIFYDGQFYVGIIEIVSVNTLKAYRYMFGREPKDQEVLEFINLVLLKYIEQHDQKGIAINQIIPKKVNPKRLQRTVSKEMKQAKISTKAQEAIKEDYSQKKKEKSRKNKYLRDSLKRYKREIKIQKAKNKHKGK; this comes from the coding sequence ATGAAACTAACCATTTTTTATGATGGTCAATTTTATGTAGGAATCATTGAAATTGTATCCGTAAATACCCTAAAAGCCTATCGGTATATGTTTGGTCGTGAACCAAAAGATCAAGAAGTTTTAGAGTTTATCAATTTGGTTTTGCTGAAATATATAGAACAGCATGACCAAAAGGGAATTGCAATTAATCAAATTATTCCCAAAAAGGTAAACCCTAAAAGACTTCAACGAACGGTTTCCAAGGAAATGAAACAAGCCAAAATATCTACCAAAGCACAAGAAGCCATCAAAGAAGACTATAGCCAGAAGAAGAAAGAGAAGTCGAGGAAAAATAAATATCTTAGGGATAGCCTCAAGCGCTATAAAAGAGAGATAAAAATACAAAAGGCTAAAAATAAACATAAGGGTAAATAG
- a CDS encoding DMT family transporter: protein MENKITVGHLTAFITILIWGTTFISTKILLNVFSPIEILLFRFSIGFIVLMIIYPYRLKLVDRKHNLLFACAGLCGVTLYYLLENIALTYTMASNVGVISAVVPFFTAILTYLFLKDERLRINFFIGFIMAMIGIFLISFNGATNFQLNPLGDLLALAATIVWALYSVLTRKISSYGYNTIQSTRRMFFYGLLFMIPALFLFDFKLELGRFANPTYLFNILFLGLGASALCFVTWNFAVKVLGAIRTSVYIYLIPVITVITSMIVLHEKITWLAASGTILTLMGLFISESKINLKKKENISKVV from the coding sequence ATGGAAAATAAAATTACTGTAGGCCATTTAACAGCTTTTATAACGATTTTAATTTGGGGTACAACCTTTATTTCTACAAAAATTTTATTAAACGTTTTTTCTCCAATCGAGATTTTATTATTTCGTTTTTCGATAGGATTTATCGTATTAATGATTATATATCCATACAGGTTGAAGTTGGTCGATAGAAAACATAACCTCTTATTTGCATGTGCTGGTTTATGTGGTGTCACTTTGTATTATCTTTTGGAAAATATTGCACTAACCTATACAATGGCTTCTAATGTAGGTGTGATAAGTGCTGTAGTCCCATTTTTTACAGCAATACTTACTTATTTATTTTTAAAAGATGAACGATTACGAATCAATTTTTTTATCGGTTTTATCATGGCGATGATTGGCATCTTTCTTATCAGCTTTAATGGTGCAACAAATTTTCAACTAAATCCATTAGGTGATTTATTGGCGCTAGCTGCTACGATTGTTTGGGCTCTGTATTCAGTATTAACTAGAAAAATCAGCAGTTACGGCTATAACACAATCCAATCTACAAGAAGGATGTTTTTTTACGGCCTCCTATTTATGATTCCTGCACTTTTCCTATTTGATTTTAAACTAGAGCTAGGGCGGTTTGCTAACCCAACTTACTTATTTAATATATTATTTTTGGGGCTTGGTGCTTCCGCACTTTGTTTTGTTACATGGAATTTTGCGGTTAAGGTACTAGGAGCTATTAGAACGAGCGTATATATATATTTAATTCCTGTCATCACCGTTATTACTTCGATGATTGTACTGCACGAAAAAATCACATGGCTTGCTGCTTCCGGGACAATTCTTACATTAATGGGGCTTTTTATATCAGAAAGCAAAATTAATTTGAAGAAAAAGGAAAATATAAGCAAGGTCGTTTAG
- a CDS encoding ferritin-like domain-containing protein, giving the protein MNHYYLSNYRQDEKLVHDIEKAINGEYSAINCYAKLANLASNDNERKQILEIRRDEIKHFQQFGQIYASLTGKQPRPKITEECPTDYLNGLEFSLQDEQQTVDFYLEIADVTTNQYIKEVFRRAAADEQNHAVWFLYYFLKARN; this is encoded by the coding sequence ATGAATCATTATTATTTAAGTAATTATAGACAGGATGAAAAATTGGTTCATGACATTGAAAAGGCAATAAATGGAGAATATAGTGCGATAAATTGTTATGCAAAGTTAGCTAATTTGGCTTCAAACGACAATGAACGGAAACAAATTCTTGAAATTCGCCGGGACGAAATAAAGCATTTTCAACAATTTGGACAGATTTATGCTAGTCTAACTGGAAAACAACCTCGACCAAAAATTACTGAAGAATGCCCTACTGATTATTTAAATGGATTGGAGTTTTCTCTACAGGATGAGCAACAGACAGTTGATTTTTACTTAGAAATTGCGGATGTCACGACTAACCAATATATTAAAGAAGTATTTCGCAGAGCGGCAGCAGATGAGCAAAATCACGCCGTTTGGTTTCTTTACTATTTTCTAAAAGCTAGAAATTAA
- a CDS encoding AraC family transcriptional regulator: MKQEERTICYDYDLQIEAYRFHGIMQKFPNHFHEYYVIGFIESGKRRLSCMNKEYVVGTGDIVFFNPLDNHACEQIDGHTLDYRCLNINPEIMRKVAIEITGKDHLPHFTAPVVYRSEHAHLLHHLHQMIMDELSAFEKEERFYFLMKHLIEEYCQAVKETELGEVERQIVNICDYIEAHYAEHIALDDLAKICNMNKYTLLRSFTRIRGITPYRYLQTVRINEAKKLLEQGMKPIDAALHTGFVDQSHFSNFFMDFLGLTPGQYRDIFINHIQ; the protein is encoded by the coding sequence ATGAAACAAGAGGAAAGAACGATTTGTTATGATTATGATTTACAAATCGAGGCCTATCGTTTTCATGGGATTATGCAAAAATTCCCAAACCACTTCCATGAATACTATGTGATTGGGTTTATAGAGAGTGGGAAAAGACGATTATCGTGCATGAATAAAGAGTATGTAGTTGGTACAGGTGATATTGTATTTTTTAATCCGCTAGATAATCATGCCTGTGAACAGATTGACGGTCATACACTAGACTATCGTTGCTTAAATATAAACCCTGAGATTATGAGAAAAGTGGCAATTGAGATTACTGGAAAAGACCATCTTCCTCACTTTACTGCTCCTGTTGTCTATCGTAGTGAACATGCCCATTTGTTGCATCATCTTCATCAAATGATTATGGACGAATTATCGGCATTTGAGAAAGAAGAAAGGTTTTATTTTCTTATGAAGCATCTAATTGAAGAGTATTGTCAAGCGGTTAAAGAAACAGAGCTTGGGGAAGTCGAGCGGCAAATTGTCAATATTTGTGATTACATCGAAGCGCATTATGCAGAACATATTGCTTTAGATGATTTAGCAAAAATTTGTAATATGAACAAATATACATTGTTGCGCTCATTTACCCGTATTCGCGGAATTACCCCCTATCGTTACTTACAAACAGTGCGGATTAATGAAGCAAAGAAACTGCTGGAGCAGGGGATGAAACCAATAGATGCGGCGCTGCACACTGGTTTCGTTGATCAAAGTCATTTTAGTAATTTCTTTATGGATTTTCTTGGACTCACTCCTGGGCAGTACCGAGATATTTTTATTAATCATATTCAATAA
- a CDS encoding YafY family transcriptional regulator, whose amino-acid sequence MQINRLLEIVYILLDKKIITAKELSEHFEVSQRTIYRDIDTLSTAGIPIYTSKGKGGGIRLLDHFVLNKSLLSEKEQLHILSSLQSLKALNVPDIEPVLKKLTVMFDKNNTSWIDVDFSQWGSGAIKKEKFNILKTAILNRKLVVFDYYSSYGEKTERTIEPVRLLFKGQAWYVFGFCRTRDEYRIFKINRIKNLTPANETFERNVQEDICMNPQDLTSSYTNKTETLILKIDPRMAYRVYDEFDQNNIIKNQDGSFTVTAIFPENEWVYGYVLSFGNFAEVVEPEYMRNIIKRKLEDSLRKYL is encoded by the coding sequence ATGCAAATTAATAGACTTCTTGAAATCGTATATATTTTACTTGATAAAAAGATAATAACCGCTAAAGAATTATCTGAGCATTTTGAAGTATCTCAACGGACTATTTATCGTGATATAGATACTTTAAGTACTGCAGGAATACCGATTTATACAAGCAAAGGTAAAGGTGGGGGGATAAGGTTACTTGATCATTTTGTTCTTAACAAATCTTTGCTTTCGGAAAAAGAACAGCTTCATATTTTATCTTCTCTTCAAAGTTTGAAGGCTTTAAATGTTCCAGATATTGAACCTGTGCTGAAAAAATTAACTGTCATGTTTGATAAGAATAATACAAGCTGGATTGATGTGGATTTTTCTCAATGGGGTAGTGGCGCGATTAAAAAGGAAAAATTCAATATACTGAAAACTGCAATTTTAAACAGAAAGCTTGTTGTGTTTGATTACTATAGTTCATATGGAGAAAAAACAGAAAGAACAATAGAGCCGGTAAGGCTTTTATTTAAAGGCCAAGCTTGGTATGTTTTTGGTTTTTGTAGAACAAGAGATGAGTACAGGATATTTAAAATAAATCGGATAAAAAATCTTACGCCTGCTAACGAAACATTTGAAAGAAATGTACAAGAGGATATTTGCATGAATCCTCAAGACTTGACAAGTAGCTATACTAATAAAACAGAAACACTCATTCTAAAAATTGACCCGCGCATGGCTTATAGGGTATACGACGAATTTGATCAAAATAACATTATAAAAAATCAAGACGGAAGCTTTACTGTAACTGCTATTTTTCCTGAAAATGAATGGGTCTATGGTTATGTGTTATCATTTGGAAATTTTGCAGAAGTCGTCGAACCGGAGTATATGCGAAATATCATTAAAAGAAAACTAGAGGATAGTTTGAGAAAATATTTATAA
- a CDS encoding AraC family transcriptional regulator yields the protein MDYEIVQLEEKKVAGLKIRTNNSDPNMSTAIGDAWKKFFEDGTYQSIPDKKNDKCIGLYTNYTSNVNGDYDVVVCCEIHNTSNSISLVHSEIIPAGKYAKFIIHGHVQKAVAEFWMKLWSMDLDRKFSGDFEEYQGCLEPDNVEVHIYISLN from the coding sequence ATGGATTATGAAATCGTTCAATTGGAAGAAAAAAAGGTCGCTGGGCTTAAAATTAGAACCAATAATAGTGACCCGAATATGAGCACTGCCATTGGAGATGCTTGGAAAAAGTTTTTTGAAGATGGAACATACCAGTCCATCCCCGACAAGAAAAATGATAAATGCATTGGATTGTATACAAACTATACGAGCAATGTTAATGGCGACTACGATGTGGTCGTTTGCTGTGAAATTCATAATACTTCTAATTCTATTAGCTTAGTTCATTCAGAAATCATCCCTGCTGGAAAATATGCAAAATTTATAATTCATGGTCATGTGCAAAAAGCGGTAGCAGAATTTTGGATGAAGCTTTGGTCTATGGACTTGGATCGAAAATTCAGCGGTGATTTTGAAGAATATCAAGGTTGTTTGGAGCCAGACAATGTAGAAGTACATATTTATATTTCTTTAAATTAA
- a CDS encoding MmcQ/YjbR family DNA-binding protein yields MDKATVETICLNLTGSTQEYKNEWEADRFLVGNKLYAMIGEDPEGNPILTLECDPNRSEELRENYDGIMPGYYMNKKHWNSIYFDSNIPDELVEKLIVHSYSLILQSLPKKIQTEMS; encoded by the coding sequence ATGGATAAAGCCACTGTTGAAACAATTTGTTTGAATCTTACAGGTAGTACTCAAGAATATAAAAATGAGTGGGAAGCTGACCGTTTCTTAGTTGGGAACAAACTATATGCAATGATTGGTGAAGATCCAGAAGGTAATCCTATCTTAACTTTAGAATGTGATCCAAATCGTTCAGAAGAATTGCGAGAGAATTACGATGGAATTATGCCTGGATACTATATGAACAAAAAACACTGGAATTCAATTTACTTTGATTCAAATATTCCAGACGAGTTAGTCGAAAAACTAATAGTCCATTCTTATTCACTTATTTTACAAAGTTTACCTAAGAAAATACAAACAGAGATGAGTTAA
- a CDS encoding peptide deformylase, producing the protein MSKYGSQYIITMNDIVREGSAILRKKTQEVDLPVSSEDRDALLCMLQYLKNSQDPNISKKYKLRPGVGLSANQIGLDKRMFAALFDDKNLEFMLINPKIISHSLNMIYLPEGEGCLSVDREVEGLVPRYEKIKVKAYDINGQEVIFKFKGYSSIVIQHEIDHLDGIMFYDRINKENPFKLPDNVAIGSLY; encoded by the coding sequence ATGAGTAAGTATGGCTCACAATACATAATTACTATGAATGATATAGTCAGAGAAGGTTCTGCAATACTACGAAAGAAAACCCAAGAAGTTGACCTTCCTGTTTCAAGTGAAGATAGAGATGCTTTGCTATGCATGCTTCAATATTTAAAAAACAGCCAAGATCCAAATATTTCAAAAAAATATAAACTTCGCCCTGGAGTGGGGTTATCCGCAAATCAAATCGGGCTTGATAAACGTATGTTTGCAGCACTTTTTGATGATAAAAATTTGGAATTTATGTTAATTAACCCAAAAATTATTAGCCATTCTCTCAATATGATTTATCTACCTGAAGGAGAAGGCTGCCTTTCGGTTGATAGGGAAGTTGAGGGATTAGTTCCAAGATATGAAAAAATTAAGGTAAAAGCATATGACATAAATGGGCAAGAAGTGATTTTCAAATTTAAAGGATATAGTTCCATCGTTATCCAACATGAAATAGATCATTTAGATGGTATCATGTTTTATGACAGGATAAATAAAGAAAATCCATTTAAACTACCAGACAATGTTGCAATTGGAAGTCTGTATTAA
- a CDS encoding ATP-binding protein — MIIYSIKKLKRDNISSTIEEILNKMKYCATFQQGEGDYTFYNIKFVLWEVLTNYICHGSEKACDDITVTIDENEYEIHIQVISIGSEFEWESYMQQDCPGVTAERGRGLFILQQICEQFTYEQNGQIVNIVLRKS; from the coding sequence ATGATTATTTATTCTATCAAAAAGTTGAAACGTGATAATATTTCATCTACTATTGAAGAAATCCTTAATAAAATGAAGTATTGTGCAACTTTCCAGCAAGGGGAAGGAGATTACACGTTCTATAATATTAAGTTTGTCTTATGGGAAGTGCTCACGAACTATATTTGTCATGGTTCTGAAAAAGCTTGTGATGACATTACAGTGACCATTGATGAGAATGAATACGAAATCCATATACAGGTGATTTCTATTGGGAGTGAATTTGAATGGGAGAGTTACATGCAGCAAGATTGTCCAGGTGTAACGGCAGAAAGAGGAAGAGGGCTATTTATACTTCAACAAATATGTGAGCAGTTCACGTATGAACAGAACGGCCAGATAGTAAATATAGTCCTTAGGAAGTCGTAA
- the lepB gene encoding signal peptidase I, whose protein sequence is MKKIKNEIWEWIKTIGTPIILFLIINTFFFTPVVVDGASMMPTLEDHDRIILSKIEEPKRFDIVVFHATEEKDYIKRVIGLPGDQIEYKNDTLYINGQVFEENYLDGTKTEQSLNRYGGLLTTDFSVTVPEGCLFVMGDNRRNSQDSRHIGAIPMGKVVGVSKIIFWPIKDIEIVNR, encoded by the coding sequence ATGAAAAAAATAAAAAATGAGATTTGGGAATGGATTAAAACGATTGGTACTCCAATAATATTATTCTTAATTATTAATACTTTCTTCTTTACCCCAGTTGTAGTTGATGGTGCATCTATGATGCCTACATTAGAAGACCATGACCGTATCATTTTATCAAAAATTGAAGAACCGAAAAGATTTGATATCGTTGTTTTTCATGCAACAGAAGAGAAGGACTATATTAAACGTGTCATTGGCTTACCCGGTGATCAAATTGAATACAAAAATGATACATTATATATTAATGGCCAAGTATTTGAAGAAAATTATTTAGACGGAACTAAAACTGAACAAAGTTTAAATAGATACGGAGGGTTATTGACTACTGACTTCTCTGTCACAGTTCCCGAAGGCTGTTTATTTGTTATGGGGGATAACAGGAGAAATAGTCAGGATAGTCGTCATATAGGGGCAATTCCAATGGGAAAAGTAGTAGGTGTATCTAAAATTATTTTTTGGCCTATTAAAGATATAGAGATAGTGAATCGGTAA
- a CDS encoding DUF3231 family protein: protein MYILEPIKLTSSKTNTTEPLTSSEMGKLWATYMGNSMAKCILSYFLQHVEDEDIKTLVKNAYNLSVDFMETIKGIFEKESFPIPKGFGEEDVNPGAPRLFEDEFYVHYLKYTAKAGMSIYSVAVPLAYRNDVKEFFNYCVDSTKTLMEQIKEILMNKGFIIKPPFIPVPEKVEFVHKDFLNGFLGHVRPMQALEITHLYDNIENNVTSKALIMAFAQVAKNEKIRVLFERGKNLTHTNLERYMKKLHDENLPSPSFLDHLVTTSMFSPFSDKIMLNHKMDMFSMKLRAYGNSVAVSTRHDLGVLYFRSLMKIQGFVEDAAEICIENGWMEKPPYAADRENIASNK, encoded by the coding sequence ATGTACATACTTGAACCGATAAAATTAACTTCAAGTAAAACAAATACTACAGAACCATTAACATCTTCTGAAATGGGTAAACTTTGGGCGACATATATGGGAAACAGTATGGCGAAATGCATTTTAAGCTATTTTCTTCAACATGTTGAGGATGAGGATATTAAAACTTTAGTAAAAAATGCATACAATTTGAGTGTAGACTTCATGGAAACCATTAAAGGAATATTCGAAAAAGAAAGCTTCCCTATACCTAAAGGTTTCGGTGAAGAGGATGTAAACCCTGGTGCACCTCGTTTATTCGAAGATGAATTCTATGTTCATTATTTAAAATACACAGCAAAAGCAGGAATGAGTATTTATTCCGTAGCCGTACCACTTGCTTATAGAAACGATGTAAAAGAGTTTTTTAATTATTGTGTAGATTCTACAAAGACTTTGATGGAACAAATCAAAGAGATTTTAATGAATAAAGGCTTCATTATTAAACCACCTTTTATTCCGGTTCCCGAAAAAGTAGAATTTGTTCATAAGGACTTTTTAAATGGGTTTTTAGGACATGTGCGTCCTATGCAAGCATTAGAAATTACCCATTTGTACGATAATATAGAAAACAATGTCACGAGTAAAGCACTCATTATGGCATTTGCTCAAGTTGCCAAAAATGAAAAAATTCGGGTTCTATTTGAAAGAGGGAAAAACCTTACACATACAAATTTGGAACGCTATATGAAAAAGCTACATGATGAAAATTTGCCTTCTCCATCGTTTTTGGACCATTTGGTTACAACATCAATGTTTTCCCCCTTTTCAGACAAGATTATGTTAAACCATAAGATGGACATGTTCTCAATGAAACTGAGAGCGTATGGAAATTCAGTGGCTGTAAGTACAAGACATGATTTAGGGGTGCTCTATTTCAGGTCGTTAATGAAAATCCAAGGATTTGTTGAAGATGCAGCGGAAATTTGTATAGAGAATGGCTGGATGGAAAAACCGCCGTATGCAGCTGATAGAGAGAATATAGCATCGAATAAATAA
- a CDS encoding STAS domain-containing protein — translation MLINFMNAGDVLNIAFTNDIHFESSHQLEEELFAYQGLDDYKWVVIDFSKVGFVDSTGISLLLKWIYPMSQHAKVELIHVSEPVQNIFKICKLDQFAQIHS, via the coding sequence ATGTTAATCAATTTCATGAATGCTGGGGATGTTTTAAACATTGCTTTTACAAACGATATTCATTTTGAATCATCGCATCAGTTAGAGGAAGAACTGTTTGCATATCAAGGATTGGATGATTATAAATGGGTTGTGATTGATTTTTCAAAAGTGGGATTTGTAGATAGTACAGGGATAAGTTTGCTTTTAAAATGGATATATCCAATGTCACAACATGCAAAAGTGGAATTAATCCATGTAAGCGAGCCTGTTCAAAATATCTTTAAAATCTGCAAGCTAGACCAATTTGCACAGATTCATTCATGA